A DNA window from Gasterosteus aculeatus chromosome 16, fGasAcu3.hap1.1, whole genome shotgun sequence contains the following coding sequences:
- the LOC120834415 gene encoding gamma-crystallin M2 — protein sequence MIYERPNFMGHQYFMRRGEYPDYQRWMGFSSCIRSCRMIPLYRGSYRLRIYEKPDFSGHVMEFMDDCPCVSDRFHHRHVYSSNVMNGFWIFYEYPNYRGRQYFLRPGEYRRYRDWCATCAIVGSFRRVNEF from the exons ATGATCTACGAGCGGCCCAACTTCATGGGCCACCAGTACTTCATGAGGAGGGGCGAGTACCCCGACTACCAGCGGTGGATGGGCTTCAGCAGCTGCATCCGCTCGTGCCGGATGATCCCACTG TACCGAGGCTCCTACAGATTGCGCATCTACGAGAAGCCCGACTTCAGCGGCCACGTGATGGAGTTCATGGACGACTGTCCCTGCGTGTCCGACCGCTTCCACCACCGCCACGTCTACTCCAGCAACGTCATGAACGGCTTCTGGATCTTCTACGAGTACCCCAACTACCGAGGCAGGCAGTACTTCCTGAGGCCCGGCGAGTACAGGAGGTACCGCGACTGGTGCGCCACCTGCGCCATCGTCGGCTCCTTCAGGAGGGTCAACGAATTTTAG
- the LOC120834414 gene encoding gamma-crystallin M2, whose product MTMGKIIFYEDRNFQGRSHECSSDSADLHSYFNRCNSIRVENGCFMVYERPNFMGNQYYLRRGEYADNQRVIGMNDCVRSCRMIPQHRGSYRMRLYERSDMSGQMHELVDDCPNVQDRLSMSDFNSCNVMDGQWLLYDQPNYKGKAYYLRPGEYRRYSDWGGVSPRVGSLRRITDLN is encoded by the exons ATGACCATGGGGAAG ATCATATTTTACGAGGACAGGAACTTCCAGGGGCGCTCCCACGAGTGCAGCAGCGACAGCGCCGACCTCCACTCCTACTTCAACAGGTGCAACTCCATCCGGGTGGAGAACGGCTGCTTCATGGTCTACGAGAGGCCCAACTTCATGGGCAACCAGTACTACCTGCGGAGGGGCGAGTACGCCGACAACCAGCGCGTGATTGGCATGAACGACTGCGTCCGATCCTGCCGGATGATCCCTCAG CACCGGGGCTCCTACCGGATGAGGCTCTACGAGCGCTCCGACATGTCCGGCCAAATGCACGAGCTGGTGGACGACTGCCCAAACGTCCAGGACCGCCTCAGCATGTCCGACTTCAACTCCTGCAACGTGATGGACGGCCAGTGGCTGCTGTACGACCAGCCCAACTACAAGGGCAAGGCGTACTACCTGAGGCCCGGAGAGTACAGGAGGTACAGCGACTGGGGAGGCGTCAGCCCGAGGGTCGGCTCCCTCAGAAGGATCACTGACCTGAACTGA
- the LOC120834416 gene encoding gamma-crystallin B, whose amino-acid sequence MGKIIFYEDRNFGGRHHECTSDCADLHSAFDRCRSVRVESGVFVVYDRPGYTGTQHLMRRGEYSDYTGMTGMTDCVRSCRVIPAHGGGYKMRLYEHFDMRGEMVELTDNCPNLSERFRASNFNSCNVVDGHWLMYEQPNYRGRHFYVRPGQYFGEWSAGNSRLGSVRRLTDL is encoded by the exons ATGGGGAAG ATCATCTTCTACGAGGACAGGAACTTCGGGGGCCGGCACCACGAGTGCACGAGCGACTGCGCCGACCTGCACTCCGCGTTCGACCGCTGCCGCTCCGTCCGGGTGGAGAGCGGCGTGTTCGTGGTGTACGACCGGCCCGGCTACACGGGAACCCAGCACCtcatgaggaggggggagtacTCCGACTACACGGGCATGACGGGCATGACTGACTGTGTCAGGTCCTGCCGCGTGATCCCCGCG CACGGCGGCGGCTACAAAATGAGGCTGTACGAGCATTTCGACATGAGAGGTGAGATGGTGGAGCTGACCGACAACTGCCCCAACCTCTCGGAGCGCTTCCGCGCGTCCAACTTCAACTCCTGCAACGTGGTGGACGGCCACTGGCTCATGTACGAGCAGCCCAACTACCGGGGCCGTCACTTCTACGTGAGGCCCGGCCAGTACTTCGGCGAGTGGAGCGCCGGCAACTCGCGGCTCGGCTCCGTCAGGCGGCTCACGGATCTCTGA
- the LOC120834413 gene encoding gamma-crystallin D isoform X1: MTPAESAFHTHYICDRWESSEGCMEHTGGNAYNGGHMGKIIFYEDKNFSGRCIECSNDSADLTCLLNCCNSIRVESGCFMVYEKSNFNGKQYCLRRGEYPDCHDWMGVGDRVCSCRLIHMQEPGSFSMRLYERIEFGGQMMDLEDDCPSVMDRFHVNGIFSCNVTDGNWLFYEQPDYRGRMYLIRPGDYTRFSEWGGRSARVGSIRRILAS, encoded by the exons ATGACACCTGCAGAGTCTGCATttcacacacactatatatgTGACAGGTGGGAGTCTTCAGAGGGCTGCATGGAGCACACGGGGGGAAACGCATACAACGGGGGCCACATGGGGAAG ATTATCTTCTATGAGGACAAGAACTTCTCCGGGCGCTGCATTGAGTGCAGCAATGACTCCGCGGACCTGACGTGCCTCCTCAATTGCTGCAACTCCATCAGGGTGGAGAGCggctgcttcatggtctatgaAAAGTCCAACTTTAACGGGAAGCAGTACTgcctgaggagaggagagtacCCCGACTGTCATGACTGGATGGGTGTCGGCGACCGCGTCTGCTCTTGTCGCCTCATCCACATG CAGGAGCCCGGTTCGTTCAGCATGCGCCTGTACGAGCGCATCGAGTTCGGGGGTCAGATGATGGACCTGGAGGACGACTGCCCCAGCGTCATGGACCGCTTCCACGTCAACGGCATCTTCTCCTGCAACGTCACCGACGGCAACTGGCTCTTCTACGAGCAGCCGGACTACCGGGGCCGGATGTACCTGATCCGGCCCGGGGATTACACGAGGTTCAGCGAGTGGGGCGGCCGGAGCGCCAGGGTCGGCTCCATCCGACGCATCCTGGCCTCGTGA
- the LOC120834535 gene encoding gamma-crystallin M3, with product MTMGKIIFYEDRNFQGRSYETSSDCSDMSSYLSRCHSCRVESGCFMVYDRPNYMGNQYFVRRGEYSDYQRMGMSDCIRSSRMIPMHKGQFRMKIYEKENFGGQSHELMDDCDNMMDRYRMNDCQSCHVMDGHWLMYEQPQFRGKMMYMRPGEYRSFRDMGMSGMKFMSMKRIMDSCY from the exons ATGACCATGGGCAag ATCATCTTCTACGAGGACAGGAACTTCCAGGGTCGTTCCTATGAGACCAGCAGCGACTGTTCCGACATGTCCTCCTACCTGAGCAGGTGCCActcctgcagggtggagagcgGCTGCTTCATGGTGTACGACCGCCCCAACTACATGGGCAACCAGTACTTTGTCAGGAGGGGCGAGTACTCCGACTACCAGCGCATGGGAATGAGCGACTGCATCAGGTCCTCCCGCATGATCCCCATG CACAAGGGACAGTTCAGGATGAAGATCTACGAGAAGGAGAACTTCGGCGGTCAGAGCCACGAGCTGATGGACGACTGCGACAACATGATGGACCGTTACCGCATGAACGACTGCCAGTCCTGCCACGTGATGGACGGCCACTGGCTGATGTACGAGCAGCCGCAGTTCAGGGGCAAGATGATGTACATGAGGCCCGGAGAGTACAGGAGCTTCAGGGACATGGGCATGAGCGGCATGAAGTTCATGAGCATGAAGCGCATCATGGACTCCTGTTATTAG
- the LOC120834417 gene encoding gamma-crystallin M1 yields the protein MGKIVFYEEKNFQGRSYECMSDCSDMSSYLSRCQSCRVESGCFMVYERPNYMGQQFFMRRGEYHDMQRMMSMGMMFDSIRSCRMIPHHRGQFRMKIYERENFGGQMNEMMDDCDNIMDRYRMNECQSCHVMDGHWLMYEQPQFRGKMMYMRPGEYRSFRDMGMSGMRFMSMRRITDMC from the exons ATGGGCAAG ATCGTCTTTTACGAGGAGAAGAACTTCCAGGGTCGCTCCTATGAGTGCATGAGCGACTGCTCCGACATGTCCTCCTACCTGAGCAGGTGCCAGtcctgcagggtggagagcgGCTGCTTCATGGTCTACGAGCGCCCAAACTACATGGGTCAGCAGTTCTTCATGAGGAGGGGCGAGTACCATGATATGCAGCGCATGATGAGCATGGGAATGATGTTCGACTCCATCAGATCCTGCAGGATGATCCCCCAT CACAGGGGACAGTTCAGGATGAAGATCTACGAGAGGGAGAACTTCGGCGGTCAGATGAACGAGATGATGGACGACTGCGACAACATCATGGACCGTTACCGCATGAACGAGTGCCAGTCCTGCCACGTGATGGACGGCCACTGGCTGATGTACGAGCAGCCCCAGTTCAGGGGCAAGATGATGTACATGAGGCCCGGAGAGTACAGGAGCTTCAGGGACATGGGCATGAGCGGCATGAGGTTCATGAGCATGAGGCGCATCACCGACATGTGCTAG
- the LOC120834413 gene encoding gamma-crystallin D isoform X2, giving the protein MTPAESAFHTHYICDRWESSEGCMEHTGGNAYNGGHMGKIIFYEDKNFSGRCIECSNDSADLTCLLNCCNSIRVESGCFMVYEKSNFNGKQYCLRRGEYPDCHDWMGVGDRVCSCRLIHMEPGSFSMRLYERIEFGGQMMDLEDDCPSVMDRFHVNGIFSCNVTDGNWLFYEQPDYRGRMYLIRPGDYTRFSEWGGRSARVGSIRRILAS; this is encoded by the exons ATGACACCTGCAGAGTCTGCATttcacacacactatatatgTGACAGGTGGGAGTCTTCAGAGGGCTGCATGGAGCACACGGGGGGAAACGCATACAACGGGGGCCACATGGGGAAG ATTATCTTCTATGAGGACAAGAACTTCTCCGGGCGCTGCATTGAGTGCAGCAATGACTCCGCGGACCTGACGTGCCTCCTCAATTGCTGCAACTCCATCAGGGTGGAGAGCggctgcttcatggtctatgaAAAGTCCAACTTTAACGGGAAGCAGTACTgcctgaggagaggagagtacCCCGACTGTCATGACTGGATGGGTGTCGGCGACCGCGTCTGCTCTTGTCGCCTCATCCACATG GAGCCCGGTTCGTTCAGCATGCGCCTGTACGAGCGCATCGAGTTCGGGGGTCAGATGATGGACCTGGAGGACGACTGCCCCAGCGTCATGGACCGCTTCCACGTCAACGGCATCTTCTCCTGCAACGTCACCGACGGCAACTGGCTCTTCTACGAGCAGCCGGACTACCGGGGCCGGATGTACCTGATCCGGCCCGGGGATTACACGAGGTTCAGCGAGTGGGGCGGCCGGAGCGCCAGGGTCGGCTCCATCCGACGCATCCTGGCCTCGTGA